From Caballeronia insecticola, a single genomic window includes:
- a CDS encoding NUDIX domain-containing protein: MADQSSLPDNDDGLIEKKVESVTLHEGKFLTLKRDTVELPDGKHATREFVEHPGAVMILPVFDDGRVLLERQFRYPVGRVLLEFPAGKLDPNEDELTCAKRELQEETGYTAREWVFLTRIHPVISYSTEFIDLYLARGLTAGDARLDEGEFLETFIADEAQLMRWVKDGSISDVKTIIGVFWLEKIRSGEWTLGAPAQG; encoded by the coding sequence ATGGCAGATCAATCCTCGCTTCCCGATAACGACGACGGCCTCATCGAAAAGAAGGTCGAAAGCGTCACGCTGCACGAGGGAAAATTCCTTACGCTGAAGCGCGATACGGTCGAACTGCCCGACGGCAAGCACGCAACGCGCGAGTTCGTCGAGCATCCCGGCGCGGTGATGATCCTTCCGGTCTTCGACGACGGCCGCGTGTTGCTCGAACGTCAGTTTCGCTATCCGGTCGGACGTGTGTTGCTCGAATTTCCTGCGGGCAAGCTCGATCCGAACGAAGACGAGCTGACCTGCGCCAAGCGCGAACTGCAGGAAGAAACGGGCTACACGGCGCGCGAATGGGTTTTCCTGACGCGCATCCATCCGGTGATTTCGTATTCGACGGAGTTCATCGATCTGTATCTCGCGCGCGGTTTGACCGCAGGCGACGCGCGGCTCGACGAAGGCGAATTCCTCGAAACCTTCATCGCCGACGAAGCGCAACTGATGCGCTGGGTGAAGGACGGCAGCATCAGCGACGTGAAGACCATCATCGGCGTGTTCTGGCTGGAAAAGATCCGCTCGGGCGAATGGACGCTCGGCGCGCCGGCGCAGGGCTGA
- a CDS encoding DUF2818 family protein, with the protein MSAAGWFIVLLALVGANVPFLNQRLFAVVPLRLAESTGHRTAKKNAWLRIGELVILYFVVGALGFMLEARAGNQFDQGWQFYAITFSLFVVFAFPGFTYQYLVKRR; encoded by the coding sequence ATGTCGGCGGCAGGTTGGTTCATCGTGCTGTTGGCGCTCGTCGGCGCCAACGTACCGTTCCTGAATCAGCGCCTCTTTGCTGTCGTGCCGCTGCGCCTCGCTGAATCAACGGGGCACCGCACGGCGAAGAAGAACGCGTGGCTGCGGATCGGCGAGCTCGTCATTCTTTACTTCGTGGTCGGCGCGCTCGGCTTCATGCTCGAAGCGCGCGCCGGCAACCAGTTCGATCAGGGATGGCAGTTTTATGCCATCACCTTCAGTCTCTTCGTGGTGTTCGCATTTCCGGGCTTCACGTATCAGTATCTCGTCAAACGCCGCTGA
- the nuoN gene encoding NADH-quinone oxidoreductase subunit NuoN — protein sequence MQNASMSILWPDAILMAAVVVAWLNDTIFGASSRRTTYLIALVSTIVVGVWFAFTALDPTPHYFFTRMYIVDPFASAMKAVVCLGYAVSIVYSRKYLEDRDLFRGDFFLLGMFSLLGQCVMISGNNFLTLYLGLELMSLSLYAVIALRKDAPQANESAMKYYVLGALASGFLLYGISMLYGATGSLELNEVLKAVASGRINDAVLLFGVIFIVAGVAFKMGAVPFHMWVPDVYQGAPTAMTLLTGGGPKVAAFAWGLRFLVMGLLPLAVDWQEMLVILAALSLIVGNITGIVQKNIKRMLAYSAISNMGFVLLGLLAGVVDGKLTGAANAYSSAMFYSIIYLVTTLGTFGVVMLLARRDFEAEMIDDFKGLNQRSPVFAFVMMIMMFSLAGIPPTVGFYAKLAVLEATMNAGLTWLAVLAVLTSLVGAFYYLRIVKLMYFDAPQDASPIVASGLNRSLLAFNGLAVLVLGLVPGPLMTACLQAISHTLPL from the coding sequence ATGCAAAACGCCTCTATGAGTATCCTTTGGCCCGACGCGATCCTGATGGCTGCGGTCGTCGTGGCCTGGCTGAACGACACCATCTTCGGTGCGTCGAGCCGTCGCACGACGTATCTGATCGCGCTCGTCTCGACGATCGTCGTTGGCGTGTGGTTCGCCTTCACCGCGCTCGATCCGACGCCGCATTACTTCTTCACGCGCATGTACATCGTCGATCCGTTCGCGAGCGCAATGAAGGCGGTGGTGTGCCTGGGCTACGCGGTGTCGATCGTCTACTCGCGCAAGTATCTGGAAGATCGCGACCTGTTCCGCGGTGACTTCTTCCTGCTCGGCATGTTCTCGCTGCTCGGCCAGTGCGTGATGATCTCGGGCAATAACTTCCTCACGCTGTATCTCGGCCTCGAACTGATGTCGCTGTCGCTGTACGCGGTCATCGCGCTGCGCAAGGACGCGCCGCAGGCGAACGAATCGGCGATGAAGTACTACGTGCTCGGCGCGCTCGCGTCCGGTTTCCTACTCTACGGCATCTCGATGCTCTACGGCGCGACCGGTTCGCTCGAACTGAACGAAGTGCTCAAGGCGGTGGCATCGGGCCGCATCAACGACGCAGTCCTGCTGTTCGGCGTGATCTTCATCGTCGCGGGCGTGGCGTTCAAGATGGGCGCGGTGCCGTTCCACATGTGGGTGCCTGACGTCTATCAAGGCGCGCCGACCGCGATGACGCTCCTCACCGGCGGCGGCCCCAAGGTCGCGGCGTTCGCGTGGGGCTTGCGCTTCCTCGTGATGGGCCTGCTGCCGCTGGCGGTCGACTGGCAGGAGATGCTGGTGATTCTCGCGGCGCTGTCGCTGATCGTCGGCAACATCACGGGTATCGTGCAGAAGAACATCAAGCGGATGCTGGCTTACTCGGCCATCTCCAACATGGGCTTCGTGCTGCTCGGTCTGCTCGCCGGCGTGGTCGACGGCAAGCTGACGGGCGCGGCGAACGCATACAGCTCGGCGATGTTCTACAGCATCATCTATCTGGTCACGACGCTCGGCACGTTCGGCGTGGTCATGCTGCTGGCGCGCCGCGATTTCGAAGCCGAAATGATCGACGACTTCAAGGGCCTGAATCAGCGCAGCCCGGTGTTCGCGTTCGTCATGATGATCATGATGTTCTCGCTCGCCGGCATCCCGCCGACGGTCGGCTTCTACGCGAAGCTTGCCGTGCTCGAAGCAACGATGAACGCCGGCCTCACGTGGCTTGCCGTGCTCGCCGTGCTGACCTCGCTCGTGGGCGCGTTCTACTACCTGCGCATCGTGAAGCTGATGTACTTCGATGCGCCGCAGGATGCATCGCCGATCGTCGCCAGCGGCCTGAATCGCTCGCTGCTGGCGTTCAACGGTCTCGCCGTGCTGGTGCTCGGTCTCGTGCCGGGCCCGCTGATGACGGCATGCCTGCAAGCGATCTCGCACACGCTGCCGCTGTAA
- a CDS encoding NADH-quinone oxidoreductase subunit M, protein MHSFPILSVAIWLPIIFGLLVLAVGNDHNPAPARWVALIGSVLGLIVTIPLITGFDTSTAALQFVEQSNWIERFNITYHLGVDGISMWFVVLTALITVIVVIAGWEVITERVSQYMAAFLILSGIMIGVFSTADGLLFYVFFEATLIPMYIIIGVWGGPNRVYAAFKFFLYTLAGSLLMLIALLYLYTQTHTFDLATWQAAKLDMTPQVLIFIAFFLAFAVKVPMWPVHTWLPDAHVEAPTGGSVVLAAIMLKLGAYGFLRFSLPIAPDASHFLAPVVITLSLIAVIYIGLVALVQSDMKKLVAYSSIAHMGFVTLGFFMFGPSSQLGVEGAIIQMISHGFVSGAMFLSIGVLYDRVHSRQIADYGGVVNTMPKFAAFVMLFAMANCGLPGTSGFVGEFMVILAAVQYNFWIGFLATFTLILGAAYTLWMYKRVYFGAVANDHVAKLKDINKREFLMLAVLALFTLYMGLHPKPFTDVMHASVANLLSHVAQSKLPLAQ, encoded by the coding sequence ATGCACTCTTTTCCGATTCTCAGTGTCGCGATCTGGCTGCCGATCATTTTCGGCTTGCTGGTCCTGGCTGTAGGTAACGACCACAACCCGGCGCCCGCGCGCTGGGTGGCCCTGATCGGCTCGGTACTCGGGCTGATCGTCACGATTCCGCTCATCACCGGCTTCGACACGTCGACGGCCGCGCTGCAGTTCGTCGAACAGTCGAACTGGATCGAGCGCTTCAACATCACGTATCACCTCGGCGTGGACGGCATATCGATGTGGTTCGTCGTGCTGACCGCGCTCATCACGGTGATCGTCGTGATCGCCGGCTGGGAAGTGATCACCGAGCGCGTGTCGCAGTACATGGCCGCGTTCCTGATCCTCTCGGGCATCATGATCGGCGTGTTCTCGACGGCGGACGGCCTGCTGTTCTACGTGTTCTTCGAAGCCACGCTCATTCCGATGTACATCATCATCGGCGTGTGGGGCGGCCCGAATCGCGTGTACGCGGCGTTCAAGTTCTTCCTGTACACGCTGGCGGGCTCGCTGCTGATGCTGATCGCGCTGCTGTACCTGTACACGCAGACGCACACGTTCGACCTCGCCACGTGGCAGGCGGCCAAGCTGGACATGACGCCGCAGGTGCTGATCTTCATTGCGTTCTTCCTGGCGTTCGCCGTGAAGGTGCCGATGTGGCCGGTGCACACGTGGTTGCCCGACGCGCACGTGGAAGCGCCGACCGGCGGCTCGGTCGTGCTGGCGGCAATCATGCTGAAGCTGGGCGCGTACGGTTTCCTGCGCTTTTCGCTGCCGATCGCGCCGGACGCGAGCCACTTCCTGGCGCCGGTCGTCATCACGCTCTCGCTGATTGCGGTGATCTACATCGGTCTCGTCGCGCTGGTGCAGTCCGACATGAAGAAGCTCGTCGCGTATTCGTCGATTGCGCACATGGGTTTCGTCACGCTCGGCTTCTTCATGTTCGGGCCGTCGAGCCAGCTTGGCGTCGAAGGCGCGATCATCCAGATGATCTCGCACGGCTTCGTTTCGGGCGCGATGTTCCTGTCCATCGGCGTGCTGTATGACCGCGTTCACTCGCGTCAAATTGCAGATTACGGCGGCGTCGTGAACACCATGCCGAAGTTCGCCGCGTTCGTGATGCTCTTCGCGATGGCCAACTGCGGTCTGCCGGGCACCTCGGGTTTCGTCGGCGAGTTCATGGTGATTCTGGCGGCGGTGCAGTACAACTTCTGGATCGGCTTCCTCGCTACCTTCACGCTGATTCTCGGCGCGGCCTATACGCTGTGGATGTACAAGCGCGTGTACTTCGGCGCGGTCGCGAACGATCACGTCGCGAAGCTCAAGGACATCAACAAGCGCGAATTCCTGATGCTCGCCGTGCTCGCGTTGTTCACGCTGTATATGGGCCTGCATCCGAAGCCCTTTACCGACGTGATGCACGCATCCGTGGCAAACCTGCTCTCCCACGTCGCGCAGTCGAAGCTGCCGCTGGCTCAGTAA
- the nuoL gene encoding NADH-quinone oxidoreductase subunit L: MSTTLNENLLLAVPLAPLAGSLIAGLFGKIVGRKGSHRITILGVFVSFILSALVFNDVLHGASFNATIYEWMNVGPLKMEVGFLVDSLTAMMMVIVTFVSLMVHIYTIGYMADEEVGYERFFSYISLFTFSMLMLVMSNNFLQLFFGWEAVGLVSYLLIGFYFTRESAIYANMKAFIVNRVGDFGFLLGIGLLLAFSGSLNYGDVFAQSDKLATMTFPGTQWGLLTVACICLFIGAMGKSAQFPLHVWLPDSMEGPTPISALIHAATMVTAGIFMVTRMSPLFEHSDAALSFVTVIGAITALFMGFLGVVQNDIKRVVAYSTLSQLGYMTVALGVSAYPVAVFHLGTHAFFKALLFLGAGSVIIGMHHDQDMRNMGGLARYMPVTWITSLIGSLALIGTPFFSGFYSKDSIIEAVKYSHLAGSGFAYFAVVASVFVTSLYSFRMYFMVFHGPERFRGPKHPDSPMGQAEAHGHGHDSHGHDDHGHGHGPHIPHESPWVVTLPLVLLAIPSIIIGAIMIGPMIYGDFFSHGVVFDKVIFIGENHEGLKEMAEEFHGWVAMALHGIITPGPVWLAALGVIVAWFFYMKRPDLPAVVARTFRPIYVLLDNKYYCDKINEVVFAKGAVAIGRGLWKEGDVVVIDGIVNGSARFMGWFAGVIRFLQSGYIYHYAFAMIIGMLGLLTLFVTLGGK; encoded by the coding sequence ATGTCCACGACACTCAATGAAAACCTCCTGCTTGCGGTCCCGCTCGCGCCGCTTGCGGGCTCGCTGATCGCGGGGCTCTTCGGCAAGATAGTAGGGCGCAAGGGCTCGCATCGCATCACGATCCTCGGCGTCTTCGTCTCGTTCATCCTGTCGGCGCTCGTCTTCAACGACGTGCTGCATGGCGCGAGCTTCAACGCCACCATCTACGAATGGATGAACGTCGGCCCGCTGAAGATGGAAGTCGGCTTCCTGGTCGACTCCCTCACGGCAATGATGATGGTCATCGTGACCTTCGTGTCGCTGATGGTGCACATCTACACCATCGGCTACATGGCGGACGAGGAAGTCGGCTACGAGCGCTTCTTCTCGTACATCTCGCTGTTCACGTTCTCGATGCTGATGCTCGTCATGAGCAACAACTTCCTGCAGCTGTTCTTCGGCTGGGAAGCGGTGGGTCTCGTGTCGTATCTGCTGATCGGCTTCTACTTCACGCGTGAGAGCGCGATCTACGCCAACATGAAGGCGTTCATCGTGAACCGCGTGGGCGACTTCGGTTTCCTGCTGGGCATCGGCCTGTTGCTCGCGTTCTCGGGTTCGCTGAACTACGGCGACGTGTTCGCGCAGAGCGACAAGCTCGCGACCATGACCTTCCCCGGCACGCAATGGGGCCTGCTGACGGTTGCCTGTATCTGCCTGTTCATCGGCGCGATGGGTAAGTCGGCGCAGTTCCCGCTGCACGTGTGGCTGCCGGACTCGATGGAAGGCCCGACGCCGATCTCCGCGCTGATTCACGCGGCAACCATGGTGACGGCCGGCATTTTCATGGTGACGCGCATGTCGCCGCTGTTCGAGCATTCGGATGCGGCGCTGTCGTTCGTGACGGTGATCGGCGCGATCACGGCGCTCTTCATGGGCTTCCTAGGCGTCGTGCAGAACGACATCAAGCGCGTGGTCGCGTATTCGACGCTCTCGCAGCTCGGTTACATGACGGTCGCGCTGGGCGTGTCGGCGTATCCGGTCGCCGTGTTCCACCTCGGTACGCACGCGTTCTTCAAGGCGCTGCTGTTCCTCGGCGCGGGCTCGGTCATCATCGGCATGCACCACGATCAGGACATGCGCAACATGGGCGGTCTCGCCCGCTATATGCCGGTCACATGGATCACGTCGCTGATCGGTTCGCTCGCGCTGATCGGCACGCCGTTCTTCTCGGGCTTCTATTCGAAGGACTCGATCATCGAAGCGGTGAAGTACTCGCATCTGGCGGGCTCGGGCTTCGCGTACTTCGCGGTGGTGGCGAGCGTGTTCGTCACGTCGCTGTATTCGTTCCGCATGTACTTCATGGTGTTCCACGGTCCGGAGCGCTTCCGCGGTCCGAAGCATCCCGACTCGCCGATGGGGCAGGCCGAAGCGCATGGCCACGGCCACGATTCGCACGGTCATGACGACCACGGCCATGGCCACGGCCCGCACATCCCGCACGAAAGCCCGTGGGTGGTGACGCTGCCGCTCGTGCTGCTCGCGATTCCGTCGATCATCATCGGCGCGATCATGATCGGCCCGATGATCTACGGCGACTTCTTCTCGCACGGCGTGGTGTTCGACAAGGTGATCTTCATCGGCGAAAACCACGAAGGCCTGAAGGAAATGGCCGAAGAGTTCCACGGCTGGGTCGCGATGGCGCTGCACGGCATCATCACGCCGGGTCCGGTGTGGCTCGCGGCGCTGGGCGTGATCGTCGCGTGGTTCTTCTACATGAAGCGCCCGGATCTGCCGGCAGTCGTTGCGCGGACTTTCCGTCCGATCTACGTACTGCTCGACAACAAGTACTACTGCGACAAGATCAACGAGGTCGTGTTCGCGAAGGGCGCGGTCGCCATCGGCCGCGGTCTGTGGAAAGAGGGCGATGTGGTCGTTATCGACGGCATCGTCAACGGCAGTGCGCGGTTCATGGGCTGGTTCGCCGGTGTGATCCGCTTCCTTCAATCCGGTTACATCTATCACTACGCGTTCGCCATGATTATCGGCATGTTGGGGCTCTTGACCCTGTTTGTGACGCTCGGCGGCAAATAA
- the nuoK gene encoding NADH-quinone oxidoreductase subunit NuoK — protein sequence MLSLAHYLVLGAILFAISIVGIFLNRRNIIIILMAIELMLLAVNTNFVAFSHYLGDVHGQIFVFFVLTVAAAEAAIGLAILVTLFRSLDTINVEDLDQLKG from the coding sequence ATGTTGAGTCTTGCCCATTACCTCGTGCTCGGTGCGATCCTGTTTGCGATCAGCATCGTCGGCATCTTCCTGAACCGCCGCAACATCATCATCATCCTGATGGCGATCGAACTGATGCTGCTCGCGGTGAACACCAATTTCGTCGCGTTCTCGCACTATCTGGGCGACGTGCACGGCCAGATCTTCGTGTTCTTCGTGCTGACCGTGGCCGCCGCGGAAGCCGCAATCGGTCTCGCGATTCTCGTGACCCTGTTCCGTAGCCTCGACACGATCAACGTCGAGGACCTCGATCAGCTCAAAGGTTAA